The following coding sequences lie in one Haladaptatus sp. DJG-WS-42 genomic window:
- a CDS encoding PrsW family glutamic-type intramembrane protease, with amino-acid sequence MTDRRDPIQARADGSQDLYDVATWEVRSRTDRFAVSIYRGLKFSLRAFVIIAALLIFVAQFALGGFGAVTEPAVGALVLLSALPALGLAWYVRREDATSEEPLELMVATFVLSVLFAGFAGILNTYVGNGVQAIGSGFGTLPLLGLVFMFYLVVGPVEETVKWLAIRLYAYRSDRFDAVIDGAVYGAIAGLGFATIENALYITQNLNAAFLASGNIVGAGSDITAVRALAGPGHVIYSAFAGYYLGLAKFNPENRGPIVVKGLLIAALIHATYNTLVTIVPDLISVLIPGLSPFVVFLGFVIVYDGIFGYILLRKLRRYSHTYRDLHNSPDVSEMNVEKTEYDA; translated from the coding sequence ATGACGGATAGACGCGACCCGATTCAGGCGCGCGCCGACGGGTCACAAGACCTCTACGATGTCGCAACGTGGGAGGTGCGCTCTCGAACCGACCGCTTTGCGGTCTCCATCTATCGCGGGCTCAAATTCTCCCTTCGGGCGTTCGTTATCATCGCGGCGTTGCTCATCTTCGTCGCCCAGTTTGCCCTCGGCGGCTTCGGCGCAGTCACTGAACCTGCCGTCGGCGCACTCGTGCTCCTCTCTGCGCTCCCTGCCCTCGGGCTTGCGTGGTACGTGCGACGCGAAGATGCGACGAGCGAGGAGCCACTCGAGCTCATGGTTGCGACGTTCGTCCTCAGCGTGTTGTTCGCGGGCTTTGCGGGCATTTTGAACACGTACGTTGGCAACGGCGTCCAAGCCATCGGCTCCGGGTTCGGCACGCTCCCGCTGCTTGGCCTCGTGTTCATGTTCTATCTCGTCGTCGGCCCCGTCGAAGAGACGGTGAAGTGGCTTGCCATCCGGCTGTATGCCTACCGCTCTGACCGCTTTGACGCGGTCATCGACGGCGCGGTGTACGGCGCGATAGCTGGACTCGGGTTCGCCACCATCGAAAACGCCCTGTATATCACCCAAAACCTGAACGCTGCCTTCCTCGCAAGCGGGAACATCGTGGGTGCAGGCTCCGACATCACGGCGGTTCGCGCCCTCGCCGGGCCGGGCCACGTCATCTACTCTGCCTTTGCGGGCTACTACCTCGGCCTCGCAAAGTTCAACCCGGAAAACCGCGGCCCAATCGTCGTGAAAGGCCTGCTCATCGCCGCGCTCATCCACGCGACCTACAACACGCTCGTCACCATCGTCCCCGACCTCATCAGCGTGCTCATCCCGGGTCTCTCCCCGTTCGTCGTGTTTCTCGGCTTCGTCATCGTCTACGACGGCATCTTTGGCTACATCCTCCTCCGAAAGTTGCGCCGGTACAGCCACACCTACCGTGACCTGCACAACTCACCCGACGTGAGCGAGATGAACGTCGAGAAAACCGAATACGACGCCTAA
- a CDS encoding DUF402 domain-containing protein — MNVRVRGIYTTATTHLLHEAGHDVVLASEPIQNRFDESFPEAEYDATVETTADRQGVSVIGTDDAVSVLHDLLSIGIDTFSWDDPAPRGAICNAVVMETKNSGAIVDLGECDGFLPYSKVDDRVEEGDALRVQVRDPAAPWGDDRPVVDTRLRVMGGLVTLVRGSQPSGTRPMALGDLLPTDPPEGWYVNWSRGADDAGLDALDDALSGAVEQATAIEQALSSASEPEADAPVMLSAGDATRWVWFGRESRFALDDHRRAVTTTMPGHHRTKAADRRASAAVDFAEAICDPSGGFPFAAVTRQFGPMTGDRLAIGHGKPEGRLITLGSGKVTDRDVDKQRITLTREMSPGGSYDALDVPRRAGDVAVTKFTEGKWWYPTVYKSQDGERRGTYVNICTPVELFPDSVRYVDLHVDVIKHADGTVERVDDDELDAAVEAGHISPELAEKARRVATAIENAL, encoded by the coding sequence ATGAACGTTCGCGTCCGCGGCATCTACACGACCGCCACCACCCACCTGCTCCACGAGGCGGGCCACGACGTGGTCCTCGCCTCAGAACCCATCCAGAACCGGTTCGACGAATCGTTCCCCGAGGCAGAGTACGACGCGACCGTCGAGACCACTGCCGACCGACAGGGCGTTTCGGTCATCGGCACCGACGACGCCGTCTCCGTCCTCCACGACCTGCTCTCGATTGGCATCGACACGTTCTCGTGGGACGACCCGGCTCCGCGTGGAGCCATCTGCAACGCCGTCGTGATGGAGACGAAAAACAGCGGCGCAATCGTCGACTTGGGCGAGTGCGACGGCTTTCTCCCCTACTCGAAAGTTGACGACCGCGTCGAAGAAGGCGACGCGCTCCGCGTACAGGTGCGCGACCCCGCCGCGCCGTGGGGCGACGACCGGCCGGTCGTTGACACGCGACTCAGAGTGATGGGCGGTCTCGTTACGCTTGTCCGCGGGAGCCAACCCTCCGGCACGCGCCCGATGGCCCTCGGCGACCTCTTGCCGACCGACCCGCCGGAGGGCTGGTACGTAAACTGGAGTCGAGGCGCAGACGACGCCGGCCTTGACGCCCTCGACGACGCACTTTCGGGTGCGGTCGAGCAGGCAACCGCCATCGAACAGGCCCTTTCGTCGGCTTCCGAACCCGAAGCCGACGCCCCCGTGATGCTCTCCGCGGGCGATGCGACGCGCTGGGTCTGGTTCGGCCGCGAGTCTCGCTTCGCGCTCGACGACCACCGCCGCGCCGTGACGACGACGATGCCCGGCCACCACCGGACGAAGGCCGCAGACCGCCGGGCAAGCGCCGCCGTTGACTTCGCAGAGGCAATCTGCGACCCGAGCGGCGGCTTCCCCTTCGCCGCCGTCACCCGCCAGTTCGGCCCGATGACGGGCGACCGGCTGGCGATTGGCCACGGCAAACCAGAGGGCCGCCTCATCACGCTCGGGTCGGGCAAGGTCACCGACCGCGACGTGGACAAACAGCGTATCACCCTCACCCGCGAGATGTCGCCCGGTGGCTCCTACGACGCCTTAGACGTGCCCCGGCGCGCTGGAGACGTGGCGGTCACAAAGTTCACCGAGGGCAAGTGGTGGTATCCAACCGTCTACAAAAGCCAAGACGGCGAGCGTCGAGGCACCTACGTCAACATCTGTACGCCGGTCGAACTCTTCCCCGACAGCGTCCGCTACGTAGACTTGCACGTTGACGTCATCAAACACGCGGACGGAACGGTCGAGCGCGTCGATGACGACGAACTCGATGCGGCGGTCGAGGCGGGTCACATCTCTCCCGAACTTGCGGAAAAAGCGCGCCGCGTCGCGACCGCCATCGAAAACGCGCTTTAA
- a CDS encoding TIGR00266 family protein: MHHEIDHRPSFALVTVHLDAGEAIVTEAGSMVSYTDGVEIKTSANGGILGSLKRSVLGGESFFMNTFTANADGHVTLAPPLPGDVVNHDIEDETLYVQSGSFLAADPSIDIDTKFGGGRTFFGGEGLFLLKLTGTGETFLSSYGAIQEVDLEAGEKYIVDTGHVVAFEETTNFTVNKVGGLKSTLLSGEGLVVTFTGPGRIWMQTRSEDAFLSWLIPQLPTNNSN, encoded by the coding sequence ATGCACCACGAAATCGACCACCGACCGTCGTTCGCCCTCGTGACCGTCCACCTCGACGCAGGCGAGGCAATCGTCACCGAAGCGGGTTCGATGGTCAGCTACACAGACGGCGTTGAAATCAAGACTTCTGCGAACGGCGGGATTCTCGGGTCGCTGAAACGCTCTGTCCTCGGCGGCGAGAGCTTCTTCATGAACACGTTCACTGCGAACGCAGACGGGCACGTCACGCTTGCCCCGCCGCTTCCCGGCGACGTGGTGAACCACGACATCGAAGACGAGACGCTCTACGTCCAATCAGGGTCGTTTCTCGCCGCAGATCCGAGCATCGATATCGACACGAAGTTCGGTGGCGGCCGGACGTTCTTCGGCGGCGAAGGATTGTTCTTGCTTAAACTCACCGGGACGGGCGAAACCTTCCTGTCGAGCTACGGCGCGATTCAGGAAGTCGACTTGGAAGCTGGCGAGAAATACATCGTTGACACCGGCCACGTCGTCGCGTTCGAGGAGACGACAAACTTCACGGTGAACAAAGTCGGCGGCCTCAAGTCCACGCTCCTGAGCGGCGAAGGCCTCGTCGTGACGTTCACCGGCCCCGGACGCATCTGGATGCAGACCCGGAGTGAAGACGCCTTCCTCTCGTGGCTCATCCCGCAGTTGCCCACCAACAACAGCAACTGA
- a CDS encoding universal stress protein: MALDTMLLAVGPRDANSVSRLAQTVIEVAKPTGATVVLGHVFTEDEFESVLDQLDYTPQSRAEPGEVARRHTTIRDLAAHFDDAGVSYEIEGTVGNHGDAIVTLAEQVDADRVVIGGRKRSPTGKAVFGSTAQEVLFAASCPVTYVRRD; encoded by the coding sequence ATGGCACTCGATACCATGTTACTCGCGGTTGGCCCCCGCGATGCGAACAGCGTGAGCCGACTTGCACAGACAGTTATCGAAGTGGCGAAGCCGACTGGAGCAACCGTCGTGCTTGGCCACGTGTTCACCGAAGATGAGTTCGAGTCGGTGTTAGACCAACTCGATTACACCCCACAATCTCGTGCGGAGCCCGGTGAAGTCGCCCGACGCCACACGACGATTCGAGACCTCGCAGCGCACTTTGACGACGCTGGGGTATCATACGAAATCGAAGGCACAGTCGGAAATCACGGCGACGCAATCGTCACCCTCGCAGAGCAGGTCGATGCAGACCGCGTCGTCATCGGCGGGCGAAAGCGCTCCCCGACGGGCAAAGCGGTGTTTGGCTCGACGGCACAGGAAGTGCTCTTCGCTGCGTCGTGTCCGGTGACGTACGTCCGGAGAGACTGA
- the uvrA gene encoding excinuclease ABC subunit UvrA: protein MSKDYIEVRGANEHNLKDLDVRVPRETFTVVTGLSGSGKSSLAFDTIYAEGQRRYIESLSAYARNFLGQMDKPQVESVEGLSPAISIDQKNGANNPRSTVGTVTELHDYLRLLYARVGIPHCPECGREVGEQSAQNMVRRILELPDGTKAKIAAPVVRDQKGAFADLFSDLVSDGYSRVEVDGEEYDLTVEKPTLDENFRHTVDVIVDRVKIAEKARSRITDSVETALREAEGVIKVILPNPPEGVRLGSETRSTGSLGADAENDGRLVVEFSEDLACTHCGIDLSEVETRSFSFNSPYGACPECSGLGETKEIDEALVIQDASQPLKHVFEPWSYNRNYYRRQLDSMADHYDVSLDTPFEELDEEVRQGFLYGTREDVLFEWKTKNGIRRKKQPFEGVIPNLERRHVETDSKRAREHIEKFMSVTTCPACNGSRLKPESRAVLVSGTSLPEVNRMSIGDALSYFEGLEDTLTDRERTIATEILKEIRARLGFMCEVGLEYLTLDREAATLSGGESQRIRLATQIGSGLVGVLYVLDEPSIGLHQRDNDRLLNTLCELRDIGNTLIVVEHDEETMRRADNIIDMGPGPGKRGGEVVFQGTYDEILDADTITAEYLSGGKAIPVPAERREPDETITVRGARQHNLKNLDVDIPLGCFTAVTGVSGSGKSTLMHEILYKSLARTMNNNTSVDPGDHDSIDGLDAIETVRLIDQSPIGRTPRSNPATYTGVFDYIRDLFARTKLARQRGYEKGRFSFNVKGGRCEECGGQGTVKIEMNFLSDVYVPCEECGGDRYNDETLDVAYKGKTIADVLDMSIEEALEFFEADTRIKRRLQLLSDVGLDYMRLGQPSTTLSGGEAQRVKLAEELGKKQTGETLYLLDEPTTGLHSEDERKLIEVLQRLVDNGNSVVVVEHELDLVKNADHIIDLGPEGGEKGGQIVARGTPEEVARNDDSHTGRYLRDLLPDIELDGPRADRVAPALTTDD from the coding sequence ATGAGCAAGGACTACATCGAGGTTCGGGGGGCCAACGAGCACAACCTGAAAGACCTCGACGTCCGCGTACCACGCGAGACGTTCACCGTCGTCACCGGATTGTCGGGGTCGGGGAAGTCGTCGCTCGCCTTCGATACCATCTACGCCGAAGGTCAACGGCGCTACATCGAGAGTCTGAGCGCCTACGCCCGCAACTTCCTCGGGCAGATGGACAAACCACAAGTCGAGAGCGTCGAGGGGTTGTCCCCGGCCATCTCCATCGACCAGAAAAACGGGGCAAACAACCCCCGTTCGACGGTTGGGACGGTGACCGAACTCCACGACTACCTGCGCCTGCTGTACGCCCGCGTCGGGATTCCCCACTGCCCCGAGTGCGGGAGAGAAGTCGGCGAACAGAGCGCCCAGAACATGGTGCGCCGGATTCTCGAATTGCCGGACGGGACGAAAGCGAAAATCGCCGCACCGGTCGTTCGCGACCAGAAAGGCGCGTTCGCAGACCTGTTCTCTGACCTCGTGAGCGACGGCTACTCGCGCGTCGAAGTCGACGGCGAGGAGTACGACCTCACCGTCGAAAAGCCGACGCTTGATGAGAACTTTCGCCACACCGTCGACGTCATCGTCGACCGCGTGAAAATCGCCGAAAAGGCGCGCTCGCGCATCACCGACAGCGTCGAAACCGCGCTTCGGGAAGCCGAGGGCGTCATCAAGGTCATTCTGCCGAACCCGCCAGAGGGCGTTCGCCTCGGTTCTGAAACTCGCTCGACCGGGTCACTCGGTGCGGATGCGGAAAACGACGGCCGCCTCGTCGTTGAGTTCTCAGAAGACCTTGCGTGTACCCACTGTGGCATCGACCTGAGCGAAGTCGAGACGCGGAGTTTCTCCTTCAACAGCCCGTACGGGGCGTGTCCCGAGTGTTCCGGGCTTGGCGAGACGAAGGAAATCGACGAAGCCCTCGTGATTCAGGACGCGAGCCAACCGCTCAAGCACGTGTTCGAGCCGTGGAGCTACAACCGGAACTACTACCGCCGCCAGCTCGACTCGATGGCAGACCACTACGACGTCTCGCTCGACACGCCGTTCGAGGAACTCGATGAGGAAGTGAGACAGGGATTCCTCTACGGCACCCGCGAGGACGTGCTGTTCGAGTGGAAAACCAAAAACGGCATTCGCCGCAAGAAACAGCCGTTCGAGGGCGTCATCCCGAACCTCGAACGCCGCCATGTCGAAACCGACAGCAAGCGCGCCCGTGAGCACATCGAGAAGTTCATGTCCGTCACGACGTGCCCTGCGTGTAACGGCTCGCGGCTGAAGCCAGAATCGCGCGCGGTGCTCGTTTCGGGCACGTCACTTCCCGAGGTCAACCGCATGAGCATCGGTGATGCGCTCTCGTACTTCGAAGGGCTCGAAGACACGCTCACCGACCGCGAGCGAACCATCGCCACGGAGATTCTCAAAGAGATTCGCGCCCGCCTCGGGTTCATGTGCGAAGTCGGGCTCGAATACCTCACGCTCGACCGCGAGGCCGCGACTCTCTCGGGCGGGGAGAGCCAACGGATTCGTCTCGCCACGCAAATCGGCTCCGGCCTCGTTGGCGTGCTCTACGTGCTCGACGAACCCTCGATTGGGCTACACCAGCGCGACAACGACCGCCTGCTCAACACGCTCTGTGAACTCCGCGACATCGGGAACACGCTCATCGTCGTCGAACACGACGAGGAGACGATGCGCCGGGCGGATAACATCATCGACATGGGGCCCGGTCCCGGCAAGCGCGGCGGCGAAGTCGTCTTCCAAGGAACCTACGACGAAATCCTCGACGCCGACACCATCACCGCGGAGTATCTCTCCGGCGGAAAGGCGATTCCCGTGCCCGCAGAGCGCCGTGAACCGGACGAGACGATCACCGTCCGTGGTGCGCGCCAGCACAACCTCAAGAACCTCGACGTGGACATCCCGCTGGGGTGTTTCACGGCTGTGACTGGCGTCTCCGGCTCCGGGAAATCGACGCTGATGCACGAGATTCTCTACAAGAGCCTCGCGCGGACGATGAACAACAACACGAGCGTCGACCCCGGCGACCACGACTCCATCGACGGTCTCGACGCCATCGAGACGGTGCGCCTCATCGACCAGAGTCCGATCGGCCGCACGCCGCGGTCGAACCCGGCGACCTACACCGGCGTGTTCGACTACATCCGTGACCTGTTTGCCCGGACGAAACTCGCCCGCCAGCGCGGCTACGAGAAGGGGCGCTTCTCGTTCAACGTGAAAGGCGGGCGCTGTGAGGAGTGTGGCGGGCAGGGAACGGTCAAAATCGAGATGAACTTTCTCTCAGACGTGTACGTCCCGTGTGAGGAGTGTGGCGGCGACCGCTACAACGACGAGACCCTCGACGTAGCGTACAAGGGCAAGACCATCGCCGACGTGCTCGATATGAGTATCGAGGAGGCCCTCGAATTCTTCGAGGCAGACACACGCATCAAGCGCCGCCTGCAACTGCTCTCGGACGTCGGTCTCGACTACATGCGTCTCGGACAGCCCTCGACCACGCTCTCCGGCGGGGAGGCCCAGCGCGTCAAACTCGCCGAGGAACTCGGCAAGAAACAGACTGGCGAGACGCTCTATCTCTTAGACGAGCCGACGACCGGCCTTCATTCAGAAGACGAACGTAAACTCATCGAGGTACTCCAGCGACTCGTGGACAACGGCAACAGCGTGGTCGTCGTGGAACACGAACTCGATCTCGTGAAAAATGCAGACCACATCATCGACCTCGGACCGGAAGGCGGCGAGAAGGGTGGGCAAATCGTCGCCCGCGGCACGCCAGAGGAGGTCGCGAGAAACGACGACTCTCACACTGGCCGCTATCTGCGTGATTTGCTCCCCGACATCGAACTCGACGGCCCGCGCGCAGACCGCGTAGCTCCGGCGTTGACGACCGACGACTAA
- a CDS encoding geranylgeranyl reductase family protein: protein MYDFVVVGAGPAGSRFARRTAEAGRDVLVLERGEVGKPLACSGHVSTDLWEFTPPGAREQLLQNEISGARFHTGGPGSDAHLFYKHEVISNVIDRVGLDKILADTARDEGADLRENHSVTSVRERRDHVEVVAQTPDGTETFEGKIVVGCDGPVSRVRRECGLPEPNEKLQGVLAFSEEDDPGEYVDVHLTAPSFFAWRIPRGEAGVEYGLAAPPGSEPTARELFDEFVSGYDVETSHFCAGMIPIGPPKRVTGRRSLLIGDAAAQTKPFTGGGIVYGMTAADHAAATVDPNDPGTLGDYERAWRDDLRTEIRLGAWIRKAYSLPTPVQNAGLGTLAGEIGVHMDKPTTLASREQLKALLSRK, encoded by the coding sequence ATGTACGACTTCGTCGTCGTCGGTGCAGGGCCGGCCGGGTCGCGGTTCGCACGCCGCACCGCCGAGGCCGGACGCGACGTGCTCGTGCTCGAACGCGGCGAGGTGGGCAAACCACTCGCTTGTTCGGGGCACGTCAGCACCGACCTCTGGGAGTTCACGCCGCCGGGCGCGCGAGAGCAACTCCTCCAGAACGAAATCTCGGGCGCGCGATTCCACACGGGCGGCCCCGGCAGCGACGCCCATCTCTTCTACAAACACGAGGTCATCTCGAACGTTATCGACCGCGTCGGCCTGGACAAAATTCTCGCAGATACGGCTCGCGACGAGGGTGCCGACCTGCGCGAGAATCACAGCGTCACCTCAGTGAGGGAACGCCGCGACCACGTTGAGGTTGTGGCCCAAACGCCGGACGGAACCGAAACCTTCGAGGGAAAAATCGTCGTCGGCTGTGATGGCCCCGTCTCGCGGGTACGCCGCGAGTGTGGCCTTCCCGAACCAAACGAGAAACTGCAGGGCGTGCTTGCCTTCTCCGAGGAAGACGACCCCGGCGAGTACGTGGACGTGCACCTGACGGCACCATCCTTCTTCGCGTGGCGCATCCCGCGCGGTGAGGCGGGTGTCGAATACGGCCTCGCCGCGCCTCCGGGCTCGGAGCCAACCGCTCGTGAGCTATTCGACGAGTTCGTTTCCGGCTACGACGTGGAAACCTCGCACTTCTGTGCGGGCATGATTCCGATTGGCCCGCCAAAGCGCGTGACCGGCCGTCGGAGTTTGCTGATTGGCGACGCCGCTGCCCAGACGAAACCGTTCACCGGCGGTGGAATTGTGTATGGCATGACGGCCGCAGACCACGCCGCGGCGACGGTTGACCCCAACGACCCGGGAACGCTCGGCGACTACGAACGAGCGTGGCGCGACGATTTACGCACAGAAATTCGTCTCGGTGCGTGGATTCGCAAAGCGTACTCACTCCCAACGCCGGTGCAGAATGCGGGACTCGGGACGCTCGCGGGCGAGATTGGCGTCCACATGGACAAGCCAACGACGCTCGCCTCGCGCGAGCAGTTGAAGGCGCTGTTGTCGCGAAAATAG
- a CDS encoding aminomethyltransferase family protein → MTVVEGFHEDHGATFYERGGRRVVRHYGRPAQAHKAVRNVVGVIEMGYGVVLVSGDDRVEFVDNAISNSVPADDGQGVYSLLLDPQGRVELDMYVYNAGERLLLFTPPDHAQALADDWQGKTFIQDVDISVATDDFAVFGVHGPKATEKIASVLTGPGAPEGPLSFDRGSMGEAGVTVIATDGPTGEEGYEVVCTADKAREVLDALLYFGMAASPFGYETWDSLTLEAGTPLFETELDGQIPNVAGIRNALNFEKGCFVGQEVVSRVENRGQPSRRLVGIVCEERPEAEATVSVDGEAVGTVTRALHSPSRDEPLALAYVEYGVTETDVAVGETTGTIESLPFVEGSQRSARLPSYLD, encoded by the coding sequence ATGACTGTCGTCGAGGGGTTCCACGAAGACCACGGCGCAACGTTCTATGAGCGCGGCGGCCGTCGCGTCGTCCGCCACTACGGGCGACCCGCTCAGGCGCACAAAGCCGTCCGAAACGTCGTTGGCGTCATCGAGATGGGCTACGGCGTCGTTCTCGTCTCCGGCGACGACCGCGTCGAGTTCGTGGACAACGCCATCTCGAACTCCGTCCCGGCCGACGACGGACAGGGTGTCTATTCACTGCTTCTCGACCCACAGGGCCGCGTCGAGCTGGACATGTACGTCTACAACGCGGGCGAGCGCCTTTTGCTGTTCACGCCGCCTGACCACGCACAAGCGCTCGCAGACGACTGGCAGGGTAAAACCTTCATCCAAGACGTGGACATCAGTGTCGCCACCGACGACTTCGCCGTGTTCGGCGTCCACGGCCCGAAAGCCACCGAAAAAATCGCAAGCGTGCTCACCGGCCCCGGCGCACCCGAAGGCCCGCTCTCGTTCGACCGTGGCTCGATGGGCGAGGCGGGCGTCACCGTAATTGCGACGGACGGCCCCACCGGCGAGGAGGGCTACGAAGTTGTCTGTACTGCCGACAAAGCAAGAGAAGTCCTCGACGCGCTCTTGTATTTCGGCATGGCGGCCAGTCCATTCGGTTACGAGACGTGGGACTCACTCACCCTCGAAGCCGGGACGCCACTCTTTGAAACCGAACTCGACGGCCAGATTCCGAACGTCGCGGGCATCCGCAACGCGCTCAACTTCGAGAAGGGCTGTTTCGTCGGCCAAGAGGTCGTCTCCCGAGTCGAAAACCGCGGCCAGCCAAGCCGCCGCCTCGTCGGAATCGTCTGTGAGGAACGTCCCGAAGCGGAGGCCACAGTCTCCGTTGATGGTGAGGCGGTTGGAACTGTGACCCGCGCCCTCCACAGTCCTTCCCGCGACGAACCACTCGCGCTTGCCTATGTCGAATACGGCGTGACAGAAACTGACGTGGCCGTGGGAGAGACAACTGGCACAATCGAATCGCTTCCGTTCGTCGAAGGCAGTCAACGCTCTGCGCGACTCCCATCCTACCTCGACTAA
- a CDS encoding DUF6432 family protein, with protein sequence MRAKREYRNRDATEVAVLDALVDRKGEGLTVFELRAHADISIDELEGALASLKDAGLIEVTDEGTRTVILPDDRVVPEPGEAEDEPSLIDRILGKFSP encoded by the coding sequence ATGAGGGCAAAGCGTGAGTATCGGAACCGCGACGCGACGGAGGTTGCGGTGCTCGACGCCTTGGTCGACAGAAAAGGCGAGGGGCTGACCGTATTCGAACTCAGAGCACACGCCGACATTTCCATCGATGAACTCGAAGGCGCACTGGCAAGCCTGAAAGACGCCGGGCTCATCGAGGTGACCGACGAAGGGACTCGCACCGTCATCCTCCCAGACGACAGGGTCGTTCCAGAACCGGGCGAGGCAGAAGACGAACCGTCACTGATAGACCGAATTCTCGGGAAGTTCTCGCCGTAG
- a CDS encoding DUF5611 family protein — MKEYKMRRGETLEERIPDMKATVEDYFGPITGTEDFKGSDLFVVGEPKNPVFTRIIAGAVKYSGKKDKLAVHFEEREAKEILDKGLADHAADAVSAKNDFLLEATGRDAKSRRKSMKREVEDDSPDF; from the coding sequence ATGAAGGAGTATAAGATGCGCCGTGGTGAGACGCTCGAAGAGCGAATCCCCGACATGAAAGCGACCGTCGAAGACTACTTTGGTCCAATCACGGGGACGGAAGATTTCAAGGGGAGCGACCTCTTCGTCGTTGGCGAACCCAAGAACCCAGTGTTCACGCGCATCATTGCCGGTGCTGTCAAATACAGCGGCAAAAAGGACAAACTCGCTGTCCACTTCGAAGAGCGAGAGGCAAAAGAGATCCTCGATAAAGGCCTCGCAGACCACGCTGCAGACGCCGTGAGCGCGAAAAATGATTTCCTGCTCGAAGCCACGGGTCGCGACGCAAAGAGCCGCCGAAAGTCGATGAAGCGCGAAGTCGAAGACGACTCACCCGACTTCTAA
- the sepF gene encoding cell division protein SepF, whose amino-acid sequence MGFMNKLLGERGSRRTDDYLELNIDDFEAAAGDAKMRVHIAKIGNQQDVIAIKDAIYDGDLVIADITRHATEDRTMQRISDELQQVAQEVGGDIVQKDDDQLILTPTGVSISRQKLGGR is encoded by the coding sequence ATGGGATTTATGAACAAGCTGCTGGGTGAGCGTGGGTCACGACGGACCGACGACTACCTAGAGCTCAACATAGATGACTTCGAGGCCGCGGCTGGCGACGCGAAGATGCGCGTCCACATCGCCAAAATCGGCAATCAACAGGACGTTATCGCCATCAAAGACGCAATCTATGACGGCGACCTGGTCATCGCAGACATCACGCGTCACGCGACCGAAGACCGCACGATGCAACGCATCAGCGACGAACTCCAGCAGGTCGCCCAGGAAGTCGGTGGCGACATCGTCCAGAAAGACGACGACCAGCTCATCCTCACGCCAACCGGCGTCTCTATCAGCCGCCAGAAACTCGGCGGCCGCTAA